Below is a window of Microcoleus sp. AS-A8 DNA.
TTTTCCCCCACAGGCTGGAAGCCTGGGGCTACACAAAACATAGTCCTCGTATGATCTCCGGACCTACGCGGGCTAGAGAACAAGGAGTAATACCAACCGGAGTTGGTATTACAAGCTTCTGCGAAGAATTCTTTCAGGAGATTTACTCCATTAGCGGAACATACTACTTACAGAGCTGTCCTCATGGATACGCCAAATGGTTTCGCCCAGCAAGTTAGCCACCGAAAGCACCGTTAACTGTGCAAAGCGCTTTTCTTCCGCAACGGGAATTGTATTCGTCACAATGATTTCTTCCAATATCCCACTCGAAAGGCGCTCGATGGCTGGAGGCGAAAAGACGGCATGAGTCGCGCAGGCATAGACTTGGCGTGCGCCTTCCTTCCGCAGTATTTTCGCTCCCTCACAAATGGTGCCCGCGGTATCAATCATGTCGTCTACCAAAACGGCTGTTTTGCCTTTGACATCCCCGATGACATTCATCACTTCCGCCACATTGTGTGCCTGCCGACGCTTGTCAATAATCGCTAGGGGAGCATCATTTAGCTTTTTGGCAAAAGCCCTGGCTCTAGCCACACCCCCCACATCAGGTGAAACAACCACGATGTCAGAAAGTCGTTTACTTGCCAGGTAATCTAGCAGTACAGGTGAGCCGTAGACATGGTCAAAGGGAATGTCAAAGTAGCCTTGAATTTGGGCAGAGTGCAAATCCATGGCTAAAACTCGACTGGCACCTGCCTCCGTAATCAAGTTAGCAACCAGCTTCGCCGTAATCGACTCGCGCCCAGCCGTTTTGCGGTCTGCTCTGGCATAACCATAGTAGGGAATTACGGCAGTAATTTGCCGCGCTGATGCCCGACGGCAGGCATCAACCATAATCAGTAATTCCATCAGGTGAGCGTTTACCGGTTGGCACGTTGGCTGAATCAGGTAAACATCACAACCCCGAATGGATTCCTGAATTTGAATATATAACTCTCCATCTGCAAATTGTTTGCGAACCATCGGTCCCAAATCCATCCCCAGATAACGAGCCACTTCTTGTGCAAGTGGAACATTCGCAGAACCTGAAAACAGTCGGAGACGATTATTGTCCGCAATTGGCGGCAGCATGGGCTGAAGCGTTAAAGTTGCAGAACGGCTCACAGCAAACCCTCGAAGCTCATTTGATTGCAATCTTATCATTCCCAGTTATAAACACTTGTAAGAATTTTTAAAAAAGTTGTACTGATGAGAAGGATAGGCATTCATTTAGATAGATGAAAGCTAATTAATCAGCATAAAGAAATAAACTTTAATTTTTTTACATAAATACAACTTGTAAAACACGTAAAAAGTCCCTGTGTGGCGTACTATATCCACCCCAAAAACAGGCTATAGCTATTCCTTTACACGGACTTGGACTCGAACTCAGAAAAAGTCGTGAGTTAGATTTCTGGTGAGTCAATTGAAAAAACAAATCTCACGGAAAATTCAGCTTTTACAGGAATTGACGCATGAAAAATTGAACGACCAGAAGTCGGAAGTAAAGATACAAAAATAGCCATTGGTTTCTAGGTTAGGTTGCTCTAGAAAAGGCTGATGGCTACCTAGGCCAAGTTGTTTGAGTCGTGAGTCGCAAAGTAGTCTGCCGACACACAGACGAGTGTAGTAAGTCAAAAAAGCTTAAGGCAGCTTTATAGTGTATCACTACATTTCTCGTTTGGGTAGCTTTCGTTCAGCTAGAGGGGTAGGCTTTTTTCACAAGCGCTGTTTTCGCTTCAGGTCTTTCTCTATAGATAGAGGAGAAAAATTAAAACTTCACTCGAAAGGAATATGCCCTCATAGGGGTAAAAATGGCTGATTGACTAAAAATAAATTCTTTCTTTATTATTTTTTAACAGAATAATAAAGAAAATTTCTGATAAATATCCTACTGGCGAGTTGGTTTCATTCACGGTACCCTAAGGAAGTGAAGACAGCTAGCTGCTGCACGGAAGGCAAAATCAACTTGCCGTTAGGCGTCCTTCCTCTTTCTGATAAAAACTGGTAGATACGCTCATGGAACCACCGATTCCCTCAGGAACTATTCTGCAAAATCGTTACCACTTGCTCAGTGTTCTGGGTCAAGGCGGGTTTGGTCGGACTTACCTAGCAGAAGATCAAGGGCGATTTAATGAACGTTGCGCCCTCAAAGAATTGATTCCTCCTGAGACAGGAGCGTATGAACTGGAGAAGTCGAAGGAACTGTTCCAAAGAGAGGCAGAATCTCTCTATAAAATTAACCACCCACAAGTTCCCCAGTTCCGAGCCAACTTTGAGCAGGACGGACGGCTGTTTTTGGTGCAGGACTATGTGGAGGGGAAAACCTATCGCGAACTGCTCAATGATCGCAAAGCTCAGACTTATATTCAAAGTACCAATCCGAGCGGGGGAAGCCCAGAGCCTAGCGCTGGCGTCTTCTCAGAAGCCGAGATTCGGCAGTTATTACTCCAGTTAGTGCCGGTGTTGGATCACGTCCATAGCAAAGGCATTATTCACCGAGACATTACACCGGACAATATTATTCGGCGCAACTCGGACGGTTTGCCGGTGCTGATCGACTTCGGCGTGGTTAAGGAACTGGCAACCCGGATTTTCACCTCGGTCGCCTCCTCGGCACCCGTGACAACCGTGGGCAAAGTCGGTTATGCACCCAGCGAACAAATCCAGACGGGTCGGGCTTATCCTAGCAGTGACCTCTATTCTTTAGCGGCTACAGCCGTAGTACTGCTAACTGGCAAAGAGCCACAAGCCCTATTTGATGATAATCAACTCACTTGGAGCTGGCGGCGATGGGCGAATGTGAGTGATGAATTGGCGACGCTTTTGAACCGGATGTTAAGTTATAGACCGGGCGATCGCTACCAGTCGGCAACGGAAGTGGTGCAAGCACTTCAATCCCCCACACCCACCCCCCAAGCGCCTGTCTCCCCCCCACCTCCTCAACGACCTGATCCCAACCTCTCACAAGTCGCTACCATGGCTGTAGGACGCACTCCCGCAGGAGGTGCGGCTGCCAGAACACCACAACGCGGTAATCCGTCAATCCCTGATCCCAACCAAAACACAATCTGGGACAATCCCATGGCTGTCGTCGGGATTGGAATTACGCTGGCGTTGTTAGCAGGATTAGGTTCTTGGGCGCTTTTCAGTTCCCTGAGAAATCAAGGGGACCCTCAAGCCTCTGTAACGCCCACTGAGACAATTGGTGACGAGTTACCAACTCCTCTCATTACGGAAACATTACCGCCGACACCCATCGAAACACTCTCACCGATACCGACAACAACACTCTCACCGATACCGGCAACACCACTCTCACCCGTACCGACAACAACACCAACGCCAACTTCCTTTAGTCGAACCCTAAACGTGCCCGTCGGTAAAACGATCACCACAGCCGGGGATTTAAACGCTAATACAACGGTTAACTACAAGATCCAGGGTGAACAAGACCAACGGCTGACCGCGCAGATTCCGGACGAAGGCGTTTTGATGACTGTACTCGGACCCAATGGAAAGCCTGTGGGCAACCGGGCGACACGGGTGAAGAATTGGGAAGGAACGCTTCCCTTTACAGGAAATTACACCATTCAACTGCGGCCCGTCCAAGGTGTGGCGGATAGCGATTACACGCTAGCGCTGACTTTGGAACCGTCGCCCTCAGCCTCACCGTCACCGTCACCCTCGCCTTCAGCTAAATACGACTCAGAAACAGTCAAGGTGGCAGCGGGTAAAAGCGTGGATGTTTCAGGTAAAACTAGCCCACAACTGATCAAGCGGTATTTGGTGACAGTTCCAGCAGGTCAGGCGCTCACGGTGAAGCCTGTAGAAACTGACGTGAGAATCAATGTTCAATATCCCGATGGAACCGTTCAGCAAAATGCCGCCGGCATCAATTTTGTGCGGCCTGGTAATTATAAAGTTGATGTGATTGCTGGAGATGAGGCAAGCTTTAAGCTAAATCTCAGTCTACAGAACGTGGCTCCGAGTACGACTCCCACCACGACTCCCACCCCGACTCCCACCCCGACTCCCACCCCGACCCCGTAAAGCAACCGTGATTGACCTTTGAACGCACTACTAATTACTGGCACCGACACCGGAACGGGCAAAACAGTTTTGACCTGTGCCCTAGTGGCTTATTGGCAGACTTACCGTCCTCAAGAGAGTTTGGGGGTATTCAAACCCATTCAAACGGGGGAAGGAGATTGTGAGTTGTATCAACAGCTCTTTGACCTCAACCAAGCCCCAGAAGAAATTACGCCCTTGCGCTTCCAGATGCCCGTAGCACCCCCCGTGGCGGCAGAACGGGAAGGACGTACCGTTGACCTCGGTTTAGTTTGGCAGGCGTTTAGTAGCTTGCAGCAGCAGCGTCAGTGGGTGTTGGTGGAAGCCCTCGGCGGACTGGGTTCACCCATCACTCACGAACTGACGGTAGCGGATTTGGCAAGGGATTGGCGGTTACCGGTTGTATTAGTCGTGCCGGTGAAACTCGGTGCGATCGCGCAAGCGGTTGCCAATGTTGCCTTAGCTCGCTCTTGTGGAGTTCAGCTTCAAGGCATTGTTCTCAATTGTGTCCAGTCCTGTTCAGAGGAGGACATCGCCAATTGGACACCCATCGACTTGATTGAGTCTCTGACAAACGTCCCAGTTTTGGGCATTTTACCTTATTTGGCTGACCCCACTGACCTCTCGAAGCTGGCTCAAGTGGCTTCAAATTTAGATTTGGAGTTGTTAATGCCAAGCTAGAAGCAACGCTTACGGCATAGTTGCTTCTACCACGCTTTAAGGGCGCGAGAATATCGTGCCCCTACCAATGATTGTGTGCCACTGAAGGGAACTGCTTTATCGCTAGTCTATTTGAGTGGTGAAAGTAACGAACCACTCCAGGCATAGAGAACACAGAGCCAGACAAGAGAGGATTTCACAAATCCTTTAGACAGGCTATCGATATGGGGTGAGCAACACCAATTTAGACACTCAGAGTCTTGATCAGTTAGGTTGGGTGGAGGGTATCTCCCTGAGTAGAGAATATTCCCTTCAATGTTACTATTAAGCGCTGCCAAACATGGTTTCTACATTCCCCCATCCCCATTCGGTTGATTTATCTCAGATTAGACTCGCGATTCGCTCATTGCAGCCTCAACTCGTCGAATGGCGCAGATATCTGCATCAGCGTCCCGAATTAGGCTTTAAAGAACAACTAACGGCGGAATTTATCTCACAGAAGTTGCAGGAATGGGGATTTGATCAGACACCTGACTCCTCAGTACCGCTTCGTTATCAAACCGGCATTGCCAAAACCGGGATTGTTGCCACAATTTCCAGTAACCGCCCTGGCCCTGTACTCGGCATTCGGGCGGATATGGATGCTCTACCCATTCAAGAAGAAAATGACGTGCCCTACCGCTCGCAACATGACGGTATGATGCACGCTTGTGGTCATGATGGACATACCGCGATCGCTCTGGGTACCGCTTATTATCTCGCCCATCACCGAGAAGATTTCGCCGGCACCGTAAAAATCATCTTCCAACCCGCAGAGGAAGGGCCAGGGGGAGCCAAACCGATGATAGAAGAGGGTGTCCTAAAAAATCCAGATGTTGAAGCCATCATTGGTTTGCATCTGTGGAACAATTTGCCCCTGGGTACAGTGGGTGTACGCAGTGGTGCATTAATGGCAGCCGTAGAAAGCTTTAATTGCACTATTTTTGGCAAAGGGGGACACGGTGCGATGCCCCATCAAACAGTTGACTCAATCGTCGTCAGTGCCCAAATTGTTAATGCTTTACAAACCATTGTCGCTCGCAATGTTGACCCCATTGATTCAGCGGTGGTAACGGTGGGCAAACTTCATGCGGGTACAGCACTCAATGTGATTGCCGATACGGCTAAAATGAGTGGTACGGTGAGGTATTTTAACCCCAAACTAGAAGGGTATTTTGCCAAAAGACTTGAGCAACTCATTGCTGGTATTTGCCAGAGTCAGGGCGCAGGTTACGAGTTTAATTATGTGGAGCTTTATCCACCCGTAATTAATGATGCCCGCATGGCTGAACTTGTTCGATCAGTGGCATCCGATGTTGTGGAAACTCCAGCCGGAGTTGTTCCAGAATGTCAAACTATGGGGGGGGAAGATATGTCATTTTTCCTTAAGCAAGTGCCAGGTTGCTATTTTTTCTTGGGGTCAGCCAACCCTAATAAAAAATTAGCTTATCCCCATCACCATCCGCGATTCGATTTTGATGAAACAGCTTTATTGATGGGTGTAGAAATCTTTGTTCGTTGTCTAGAAAAGCTTTGTCGCTGACGCAGAAAACCTAGTACCGCTTCGCGGAATTCAAAATTCAAAATGCTTATAGTGTTAGCATTCCAGTAATTTTGAAGGGTAGCTTTATTTCCGCCGCGCTGTACTAGGTTAACTGGTATCCTTATCATTGATCAGGATTTACATTATTTGATATTTTTTTGTAATCCTGTACACTTGAGCCAGTATTTCTCAGGACAGAGAAGCCTACTCTTTCTACTGATAGACGTATTGCATCGACTTCCGAGCTAAAGTTAATGTCACGCCGTTAGTCCATAGAAAAAAACTTTTAACGGATTAGGAAGCAAGGGAAGGGAGTAGTAGGCTATGACATACGGAAATAGACCGGGAGATAATTTGATGACTGAACCTCCCGTCGTTAATCAAGTAGTGGAATACCATGACCGTGTACGGTGGGGACCGATTGTTTCAGGGTTGGTCGTTGCTTTAGCCACTCAACTCATTTTGAGCGCACTAGGTGCTGCGATTGGAGCCAGTTTTCTATCAGGTTCAGGGGCACCTAGATCCAATGCACCCGGTGTTGGCACGGGCGTAGGAATTTGGTCAATTATTAGTTTGTTAATTGCACTATTTATCGGAAGTTGGGTTGCAGCGCGTGCCAGTGGGCCAATGAACCGCAATACAGCGCTTCTCAACGGTGCAATTCTTTGGGCAACCACTCTAGCACTTGGCTCTTGGTTATTAGCCAGTGGCGTCACGGGGGCTTTTGGGATCGCAGCCTCCAATGCCGGGGAAGTCGTCAATCAGGTTCAACAGGGTGGCGTTAATTTACCCGACAATGCGCCTAATGTAACAGCTCAGCAAACGCGTGACGTTGCAGGCAACGCCGCTAAGGGATTGTGGTCTTTTGTAATTGGTTCCTTACTGGGTTTAGCCGCATCGATGGGAGGAGCTTCAGTGGGAACTCGCAGTCCTCGTGTTTATCGAGAACGATAAATTTTCTGTTGATTGTTACCTCCTCTTAGAGCACCTTGACAAAGGTGCTTTTTTGTAGATTGAAAAGTTGGACTTGGGCGATCGCATTTTTAGTCAGTTCAGTTCAGCTGAGTGATATCATGTCCGCTCACAGAACCACACTATGCGGGGGTTTGGGAGGAAGGTGCGATCGCATCTTTATTTTTATCTTTGAGTCTCTTCTCGTGAATCATCTTAAATCCGACGGTGAATGTGTCAAATTAACCGTCTTTCTTCAATTTCTTTTAATAGCTGTCGCACGAGAATGTCTCCCGTCAACATCGCAAGGATATCAATCAGATTGGTAATCACTTCCTTGAAGGCTTCGCGCAAGGCGGGCTTCCCTTCTTCTTCCAGACGTTGACGCAGAACCTCAAAGGAAACTCCTTCCGCAGTGACTTCCAGATGCTTGATTAAATGGTATTTTTCTGCTGTTAGTGTTAAAGCCCGCTCCATAATAGCCGTCACCGTCACTCTGCCTAAAGTCGGCATAATTCGATTCCAAATGGTTTGCAGCAAGTCCTCATAAATTTCTAATACCTCTTCCTTGCGAGCCATGTTCTTCGCGCTATCGACGCGCTGTTGAACAACCTCTTCAACAGTGGCTGGTTGTTGGCTGGTGTCTTCTGATTGTGAGTTTTGATTGGGAGCAGTCATCACATTTCCGTGTGCGTACTGGAGTCAACAGGAGCAGCCAAACAATTCTGACATTCCTTTCGTGTCCTGCATACATTTTTTCTGACAGGCAATCGCCACAGGGAGATAACCTTTAGGCGCTGAAGTATTTTGCGACGAGGTGATGTGCAATAATCGCCGTTGTCGATTGTTCCGGATATAGCTGTTCGCTTTCATCCATGTAGAGATTGATGCGATCGCATTCTTGCCGCAATAAGATTAAGTTGACAGCGTTACTCTGTTGGGCATCATGTATCAAACCGACCCACCTCTCGACCCGAAAAAAGTTTTGCCCACAATGTACGATCTTCCCAGCGAAGACCCAGAGGAACCCGGTTTGCCTGACAAATATCACCTATTACAAGCTCGTTTCCTTGAAGATACCTTCTGTCCTGCGAACTACTCCAGCGCTCAGGTTTTTGTTGCCAGCGATTTGAATCTTTACTACAATCCGCGCCAACCCAATTGGTACAAACGCCCCGACTGGTTTGCTGTGGTGGGAGTTGACCGACTCTATGAACAACGGGATTTGCGAATGAGCTATGTGGTGTGGCAAGAAGAAGTCAATCCTTTTGTAGCGGTAGAACTGATTTCACCGGGTACAGAAAAAGAAGACTTGGGGCAGACGCTGCGAGAAGCGAATCAACCGCCGACGAAGTGGGAAGTCTATGAACGCATTTTGCGCGTGCCCTATTACATAGTGTTTAATGGTCGCACTAATCAACTGAGAACGTTTCAGTTAGCAGGTAGTAGCTACAGTGAGTTAGAACTAAGCGAACCGCGAGTGTGGATGAACGATATTCAGCTAGGTTTGGGGCTGTGGCAGGGTTTCTATGGGGAATGCGATCGCGTCTGGTTGCGTTGGTA
It encodes the following:
- a CDS encoding M20 family metallopeptidase, giving the protein MVSTFPHPHSVDLSQIRLAIRSLQPQLVEWRRYLHQRPELGFKEQLTAEFISQKLQEWGFDQTPDSSVPLRYQTGIAKTGIVATISSNRPGPVLGIRADMDALPIQEENDVPYRSQHDGMMHACGHDGHTAIALGTAYYLAHHREDFAGTVKIIFQPAEEGPGGAKPMIEEGVLKNPDVEAIIGLHLWNNLPLGTVGVRSGALMAAVESFNCTIFGKGGHGAMPHQTVDSIVVSAQIVNALQTIVARNVDPIDSAVVTVGKLHAGTALNVIADTAKMSGTVRYFNPKLEGYFAKRLEQLIAGICQSQGAGYEFNYVELYPPVINDARMAELVRSVASDVVETPAGVVPECQTMGGEDMSFFLKQVPGCYFFLGSANPNKKLAYPHHHPRFDFDETALLMGVEIFVRCLEKLCR
- a CDS encoding serine/threonine protein kinase yields the protein MEPPIPSGTILQNRYHLLSVLGQGGFGRTYLAEDQGRFNERCALKELIPPETGAYELEKSKELFQREAESLYKINHPQVPQFRANFEQDGRLFLVQDYVEGKTYRELLNDRKAQTYIQSTNPSGGSPEPSAGVFSEAEIRQLLLQLVPVLDHVHSKGIIHRDITPDNIIRRNSDGLPVLIDFGVVKELATRIFTSVASSAPVTTVGKVGYAPSEQIQTGRAYPSSDLYSLAATAVVLLTGKEPQALFDDNQLTWSWRRWANVSDELATLLNRMLSYRPGDRYQSATEVVQALQSPTPTPQAPVSPPPPQRPDPNLSQVATMAVGRTPAGGAAARTPQRGNPSIPDPNQNTIWDNPMAVVGIGITLALLAGLGSWALFSSLRNQGDPQASVTPTETIGDELPTPLITETLPPTPIETLSPIPTTTLSPIPATPLSPVPTTTPTPTSFSRTLNVPVGKTITTAGDLNANTTVNYKIQGEQDQRLTAQIPDEGVLMTVLGPNGKPVGNRATRVKNWEGTLPFTGNYTIQLRPVQGVADSDYTLALTLEPSPSASPSPSPSPSAKYDSETVKVAAGKSVDVSGKTSPQLIKRYLVTVPAGQALTVKPVETDVRINVQYPDGTVQQNAAGINFVRPGNYKVDVIAGDEASFKLNLSLQNVAPSTTPTTTPTPTPTPTPTPTP
- a CDS encoding ribose-phosphate pyrophosphokinase; the protein is MLPPIADNNRLRLFSGSANVPLAQEVARYLGMDLGPMVRKQFADGELYIQIQESIRGCDVYLIQPTCQPVNAHLMELLIMVDACRRASARQITAVIPYYGYARADRKTAGRESITAKLVANLITEAGASRVLAMDLHSAQIQGYFDIPFDHVYGSPVLLDYLASKRLSDIVVVSPDVGGVARARAFAKKLNDAPLAIIDKRRQAHNVAEVMNVIGDVKGKTAVLVDDMIDTAGTICEGAKILRKEGARQVYACATHAVFSPPAIERLSSGILEEIIVTNTIPVAEEKRFAQLTVLSVANLLGETIWRIHEDSSVSSMFR
- a CDS encoding Uma2 family endonuclease, producing MYQTDPPLDPKKVLPTMYDLPSEDPEEPGLPDKYHLLQARFLEDTFCPANYSSAQVFVASDLNLYYNPRQPNWYKRPDWFAVVGVDRLYEQRDLRMSYVVWQEEVNPFVAVELISPGTEKEDLGQTLREANQPPTKWEVYERILRVPYYIVFNGRTNQLRTFQLAGSSYSELELSEPRVWMNDIQLGLGLWQGFYGECDRVWLRWYDAAGNWILTPEERERQRAEQEGQMLERERRRVERLAEQLRSLGVEPNLDDEV
- the bioD gene encoding dethiobiotin synthase, whose product is MNALLITGTDTGTGKTVLTCALVAYWQTYRPQESLGVFKPIQTGEGDCELYQQLFDLNQAPEEITPLRFQMPVAPPVAAEREGRTVDLGLVWQAFSSLQQQRQWVLVEALGGLGSPITHELTVADLARDWRLPVVLVVPVKLGAIAQAVANVALARSCGVQLQGIVLNCVQSCSEEDIANWTPIDLIESLTNVPVLGILPYLADPTDLSKLAQVASNLDLELLMPS